The DNA sequence CGGTTTACGCATTCCGTGTAACAAATAACTTATTTTACAGCAATTAAAGGAGGATACTTCATAATGGAATTAGTGACATTAGCAGCGGCAATTGCCGTCGGATTATCGGCAATTGGGGCCGGCATCGGTAACGGGATGCTCATCAGTAAGACGACAGAATCGATGGCACGGCAACCGGAAATGTTTGATAAGTTGCGTATGGTGATGTTTATCGGTATGGGGATCATCGAGGCGATTCCGATTATGGGTGCTGTTATTGCGTTCTTGTTAGTGTTTAGATAAGCGTCTTAAGCAATAGCTGGACCGCGCAATCGATGGCGGGGTCTGTTTACAGGCCTACGCCTTCT is a window from the Numidum massiliense genome containing:
- the atpE gene encoding F0F1 ATP synthase subunit C produces the protein MELVTLAAAIAVGLSAIGAGIGNGMLISKTTESMARQPEMFDKLRMVMFIGMGIIEAIPIMGAVIAFLLVFR